One part of the Thermococcus radiotolerans genome encodes these proteins:
- a CDS encoding alpha amylase N-terminal ig-like domain-containing protein: MYKIFGFKPDDRFGRVAEVEFSIPAKGSYTYLLGSFNAFNEGSFRMRQKGERWSVKLELPEGIWHYGFSVDGEFLPDPENPEKATYRRLSYKFEKKVSVARIIGKGKFFHRPSATYLYSFAGRTHVVFRALRGKAPRVVLRTGDKEIEMRLKAHDDLFEYFEAVLPGEGPIEYSFLVECEGKTIEYGPFDAEPYKSETPEWVFGRVFYQIMPDRFDRGLPGTPRGRAFRGEGFHGGDLAGIIKRLDHIEGLGVNALYLTPIFESMTYHRYDVTDYFRVDRKLGGWGVFRKLVEELKKRDIRLILDGVFHHTSFFHPYFQDVILNGEKSRYRDFYRVTGFPVVSEEFLEVLKSSEPWPERYRKLKGLKWNYESFYSVWLMPRLNHDNPEVRQLVEDVMRHWLERGADGWRLDVAHGVPPELWREIRKAMPGNAYLVGEVMDDARLWLFDVFHGTMNYPLYELILRFFVEGEITTEEFLNGLELLSVHLGPAEYAMYNFLDNHDTERFIDLVGDEKKYLCALAFLMTYRGIPSIFYGDEIGLNGGGEGLSAGRTPMKWDEGEWNLSLLKATKELIRLRRESRALQRGEFRPISFKNGLLLYERVHGDDSVLVGINYSGERAAIEIPEKYTPAKNGSKRIELAPWSFIVLTK, translated from the coding sequence GTGTATAAAATTTTCGGGTTCAAACCGGACGACCGCTTCGGCAGGGTCGCCGAGGTGGAGTTCTCAATACCCGCGAAGGGAAGCTACACCTATCTCTTGGGAAGCTTCAACGCCTTCAACGAGGGAAGCTTTCGAATGAGGCAGAAAGGGGAAAGATGGAGCGTAAAGCTGGAGCTCCCCGAGGGAATCTGGCACTACGGCTTTTCGGTGGACGGGGAGTTCCTGCCCGACCCGGAAAATCCGGAGAAGGCAACCTACCGACGCCTCTCGTACAAGTTCGAGAAGAAAGTAAGCGTGGCGAGAATAATCGGGAAGGGGAAATTCTTCCACAGGCCGAGCGCCACCTATCTTTACTCCTTCGCCGGGAGAACCCACGTGGTTTTCCGCGCACTGAGGGGAAAGGCTCCAAGGGTTGTTCTAAGAACCGGAGACAAGGAAATCGAGATGAGGCTCAAGGCGCACGATGACCTCTTCGAGTACTTCGAGGCAGTTCTACCCGGTGAGGGACCAATCGAGTATTCCTTCCTCGTAGAATGCGAAGGAAAAACCATCGAATACGGCCCGTTTGATGCCGAACCCTACAAGTCCGAGACTCCGGAATGGGTTTTTGGTCGGGTTTTCTACCAGATAATGCCCGACCGGTTCGATAGAGGCCTGCCTGGGACGCCCAGGGGGAGGGCATTCAGGGGCGAGGGATTCCACGGCGGAGACTTGGCCGGGATAATAAAGAGGCTCGACCACATCGAGGGTCTCGGCGTAAACGCGCTCTACCTCACCCCGATATTCGAGTCCATGACGTACCATCGCTACGACGTTACGGACTACTTCAGGGTCGACAGAAAGCTCGGCGGATGGGGAGTTTTCAGGAAGCTTGTGGAGGAGCTCAAAAAGAGGGACATCAGGCTGATTCTCGACGGGGTTTTCCACCACACGAGCTTCTTCCATCCCTACTTCCAAGACGTCATCCTGAACGGAGAAAAGAGCCGGTACCGGGACTTCTACAGGGTTACCGGCTTCCCTGTTGTCTCTGAGGAATTCCTGGAGGTTCTGAAATCGAGCGAGCCTTGGCCGGAGAGGTACAGGAAGCTCAAGGGGCTGAAATGGAACTACGAGAGCTTCTACTCCGTCTGGCTGATGCCGAGGCTGAACCACGACAACCCGGAGGTTAGACAGTTAGTAGAAGATGTTATGCGACACTGGCTCGAGAGGGGCGCTGACGGCTGGCGCCTTGATGTCGCCCACGGCGTTCCTCCCGAGCTCTGGAGGGAGATAAGAAAAGCCATGCCGGGAAATGCATACCTCGTTGGGGAGGTCATGGACGACGCGAGGCTCTGGCTCTTTGACGTCTTTCACGGCACCATGAACTACCCACTCTACGAGCTCATTCTGCGCTTCTTCGTGGAGGGCGAAATAACCACGGAGGAGTTTCTCAACGGGCTGGAGCTGCTGAGCGTTCACCTGGGGCCCGCGGAGTACGCGATGTACAACTTCCTCGACAACCACGACACAGAGCGCTTCATCGATTTAGTCGGCGATGAAAAGAAATACCTCTGCGCGCTGGCCTTTCTGATGACGTACAGGGGAATTCCCTCTATATTCTACGGCGATGAGATTGGCCTAAACGGCGGCGGCGAGGGCCTGAGCGCCGGAAGGACACCGATGAAGTGGGACGAGGGAGAGTGGAATCTCAGCCTACTGAAGGCCACGAAGGAGCTAATCAGGCTCAGGCGGGAGAGCCGAGCCCTCCAGCGGGGTGAGTTCAGGCCCATATCTTTCAAAAACGGACTCCTTCTCTACGAGAGGGTTCACGGCGACGATAGCGTTCTCGTGGGAATAAACTACTCGGGGGAGAGGGCAGCGATCGAAATCCCCGAGAAGTACACCCCAGCGAAGAACGGAAGCAAACGCATAGAACTGGCGCCATGGTCGTTCATCGTGCTGACCAAATGA
- the trmBL1 gene encoding HTH-type sugar sensing transcriptional regulator TrmBL1, translated as MKEEEIIEKLQKLGLTKYESLAYITLLKLGPSKATDITKESGIPHTRVYDVLSSLHRKGFVDVMHGSPRLYKPVNPGVVLEKIKEDFIEDIENLKVAFLDLYREVHGEELPEIWTIQGFDNTVERAEYVIRTAKHEVLINTPFEFLKLLKGEIRARKDIVFVIISNFEEIPDWLKRDNIILARTGGAPWLMASWIIGDLNYALFFGALPRDKRREKFYSFWAKSPKIIQNYMHWFYTIYFDNSEMVKPINYESLPKPLSLVNIRTLITLLKFVELPKRAEIVGRLVDTKEPVTLDGEIIAYEYTPLMANVTARADGREWKVGGIGSYFEDIEGEKFILLE; from the coding sequence ATGAAGGAAGAGGAAATCATTGAAAAGCTTCAGAAGCTTGGTCTCACCAAGTACGAGAGCCTGGCGTACATAACCCTTCTCAAGCTCGGCCCGAGCAAGGCCACGGACATAACGAAGGAGAGCGGCATTCCCCACACGAGGGTTTACGACGTCCTGAGCTCCCTCCACAGAAAGGGATTCGTTGACGTCATGCACGGCTCTCCGAGGCTCTACAAGCCGGTTAACCCCGGGGTGGTCCTTGAGAAGATAAAGGAGGACTTTATAGAGGACATCGAGAACCTCAAGGTGGCTTTTCTCGACCTCTACCGTGAGGTTCACGGGGAGGAGCTGCCCGAGATTTGGACTATTCAGGGGTTCGACAACACCGTTGAGAGGGCCGAGTACGTCATAAGAACCGCCAAGCACGAAGTTCTCATAAACACGCCCTTCGAGTTCCTCAAGCTCCTCAAGGGCGAGATACGCGCAAGGAAGGACATAGTGTTCGTAATCATAAGCAACTTCGAGGAGATACCCGACTGGCTGAAGAGGGACAACATAATACTCGCCAGAACCGGCGGCGCCCCCTGGCTCATGGCCAGCTGGATAATCGGCGACCTAAACTACGCCCTCTTCTTCGGCGCCCTTCCGAGGGACAAGAGGCGCGAGAAGTTCTACTCCTTCTGGGCGAAGAGTCCCAAGATAATCCAGAACTACATGCACTGGTTCTACACCATTTACTTCGACAACAGTGAGATGGTTAAGCCAATCAACTACGAATCCCTGCCTAAGCCGCTCTCGCTCGTGAACATAAGGACCCTGATAACCCTCCTGAAGTTCGTTGAGCTCCCCAAGAGGGCGGAGATAGTCGGAAGGCTCGTGGACACCAAGGAGCCGGTAACCCTGGACGGGGAGATAATCGCCTACGAGTACACGCCGCTGATGGCCAACGTGACGGCCAGAGCCGACGGCAGAGAGTGGAAGGTCGGTGGCATAGGCAGCTACTTCGAGGACATCGAGGGGGAGAAGTTCATCCTCCTCGAGTGA
- a CDS encoding glycogen synthase: MRILILGFEYLPVKVGGLAEAVTSIAEGLVELGNEVVVFTPDHGRNLGEVAGSFRVLAFGEPVTVTVRKREQNGVVVYSLGGGLLSEADVYGPSWDDLLRKTVLFGKASVGLMNELIETFKPDVIHSHDWHTVFAFGLLKKYFGIRGVFTVHRLNKARIPGHYFHDANLGELAPYPDIDPEHTAGYIADVVTTVSRSYLWEEWDFFRHFEGKVTHVFNGIDCSFWNEELMETKDLPREERRRRVLERFGLSDGKAFMFIGRFDKAQKGVDTLLRAIEVLSADPAFREMRFIIIGKGHPELEAWAKAVQNRFPENVRVITELLSRETVRELYGSVDFVIIPSYFEPFGLVQLEAMCLGAVPIGSAVGGINDTIIDLNSDPENATGLLVPPRDAFALARAMVLAKELDDATLRKLRENGKKRARKDFTWENACRRYMKVYEGAVDKAVPFLR, from the coding sequence ATGCGGATTCTTATCCTTGGGTTTGAGTATTTGCCCGTTAAGGTTGGCGGCCTCGCCGAGGCTGTGACGAGCATAGCCGAGGGACTCGTTGAACTGGGAAACGAGGTCGTCGTTTTCACCCCCGACCACGGTAGAAACCTCGGTGAAGTCGCCGGCTCCTTCAGGGTCTTGGCCTTTGGGGAGCCTGTCACTGTAACCGTCAGGAAGAGGGAGCAGAACGGGGTGGTTGTCTACTCCCTCGGCGGGGGGCTTCTTAGTGAGGCCGATGTTTACGGCCCGAGCTGGGACGATCTGCTCAGGAAAACCGTTCTCTTTGGAAAGGCGAGCGTCGGACTGATGAACGAGCTTATCGAAACCTTCAAGCCGGATGTAATCCACTCCCACGACTGGCACACCGTCTTCGCCTTCGGCCTCTTGAAGAAGTACTTCGGTATAAGGGGCGTTTTCACGGTTCACAGGCTCAACAAGGCCAGGATTCCGGGCCACTACTTCCACGACGCGAATCTCGGCGAGCTTGCACCGTATCCGGACATAGACCCCGAGCACACCGCCGGGTACATAGCGGACGTCGTAACGACCGTCAGCAGGAGCTATCTGTGGGAGGAGTGGGATTTCTTCAGGCACTTCGAGGGCAAGGTTACGCACGTCTTCAACGGCATAGACTGCTCCTTCTGGAACGAGGAGCTCATGGAGACGAAGGACCTCCCCAGAGAGGAGAGACGGAGGCGCGTCTTGGAGCGCTTCGGTCTGAGCGATGGGAAGGCTTTCATGTTCATAGGGCGCTTTGACAAGGCCCAGAAGGGGGTTGACACCCTTCTAAGGGCGATAGAGGTTCTCTCGGCGGATCCGGCCTTTAGGGAGATGAGGTTCATCATAATCGGCAAGGGCCATCCCGAGCTTGAGGCGTGGGCGAAGGCCGTGCAGAACCGCTTCCCCGAGAACGTCAGGGTAATTACCGAGCTCCTCAGCAGGGAGACCGTTCGCGAACTGTACGGCTCGGTGGACTTCGTGATAATCCCGTCGTACTTCGAGCCCTTCGGTCTGGTGCAGCTTGAGGCCATGTGTCTCGGCGCGGTTCCCATAGGCAGCGCCGTAGGTGGGATAAATGACACGATAATAGACCTCAACTCCGATCCGGAGAACGCCACGGGACTGCTCGTTCCCCCGAGGGACGCCTTTGCCCTCGCCAGGGCGATGGTTCTCGCCAAGGAGCTGGACGATGCGACCTTGAGAAAGCTCAGGGAGAACGGGAAAAAGAGGGCAAGGAAGGACTTCACGTGGGAGAATGCCTGCAGGAGATACATGAAGGTTTACGAGGGGGCCGTTGACAAGGCCGTTCCTTTCCTCCGCTAA
- a CDS encoding ribonuclease P protein component 2 has protein sequence MREKPKYLPPTLRDKHRYIAFQVIGERPFKKDEIKRAIWDASLSTLGTLGSARAKPWFIKFDEKSQTGIVRVDRKHVEELRFALTLVTHINGSRAIFRTLGVSGTIKRLKKKFLAEYGWR, from the coding sequence ATGAGGGAAAAGCCGAAGTACCTGCCGCCCACCCTGAGGGACAAGCACCGCTACATAGCCTTTCAGGTCATCGGGGAGAGGCCGTTTAAGAAGGATGAGATAAAGAGGGCCATATGGGACGCGAGCCTCTCAACGCTGGGAACCCTCGGCTCGGCGAGGGCAAAACCCTGGTTCATCAAGTTCGACGAGAAGAGCCAGACAGGAATTGTAAGAGTCGACAGGAAGCACGTGGAGGAGCTGCGCTTCGCCCTGACGCTGGTCACCCACATAAACGGCTCAAGGGCCATCTTCAGAACCCTCGGTGTTTCCGGAACGATAAAAAGGCTGAAAAAGAAATTTTTAGCCGAGTACGGCTGGCGTTAG
- a CDS encoding radical SAM protein yields the protein MVWETPYFSYAVRELPRGCQLCVRGEKLVLFTTGVCPRDCFYCPLSEMRRGDVVYANERPVKSLDDVIEEALLMEAKGAGVTGGDPLARLDRTAEYIRVLKEAFGEDFHVHLYTTGALATKKNLEKLYDAGLDEIRFHPDLFNPNSKLFKVEIENMKNAFDFEWDVGGEIPSIPGQFERMRWYAEFLDNLGAKFLNVNELEFSETNLRAILDRGYRPISDESAAIKGSLELGLKLLEWGEENTSLSYHLCTAKLKDAVQLKNRLRRMAKNVARPYMEITEDGTLRFGIAEYDDLDELYALLVEEAEVPPEWLYINRAKGRIEMPEEVAVELAEAIEGDVRFFIVEEYPTFEGIEVERIPLP from the coding sequence ATGGTCTGGGAGACGCCTTACTTTTCGTACGCTGTGAGAGAGCTCCCCAGGGGCTGCCAGCTCTGCGTTAGGGGTGAGAAGCTCGTCCTCTTCACGACGGGGGTCTGCCCGAGGGACTGCTTCTACTGCCCGCTGAGCGAGATGAGAAGGGGAGACGTTGTCTACGCCAACGAGAGACCCGTCAAAAGCCTGGACGACGTGATCGAAGAGGCCCTTCTGATGGAGGCCAAGGGGGCAGGCGTTACGGGCGGAGACCCGCTGGCGAGGCTTGACAGGACGGCTGAGTATATACGGGTTCTCAAGGAGGCCTTCGGCGAGGACTTCCATGTTCACCTCTACACCACCGGAGCTTTGGCCACGAAGAAAAACCTCGAAAAGCTCTACGATGCCGGCCTGGATGAGATACGCTTTCATCCTGATCTCTTCAACCCGAACTCGAAGCTCTTCAAAGTCGAGATTGAGAATATGAAAAACGCCTTCGACTTCGAGTGGGACGTCGGCGGCGAGATTCCATCGATTCCGGGGCAGTTCGAGAGGATGAGGTGGTATGCCGAGTTTCTCGATAATCTCGGAGCGAAGTTCCTCAACGTGAACGAGCTTGAGTTCAGCGAGACGAACCTGAGGGCTATTCTCGACAGGGGCTACAGGCCGATAAGCGACGAGAGCGCCGCCATAAAGGGTTCCCTTGAGCTGGGCCTGAAGCTCCTTGAATGGGGCGAGGAGAACACCTCGCTGAGCTACCACCTGTGCACGGCCAAGCTGAAGGACGCCGTCCAGCTCAAGAACAGGCTGAGGAGGATGGCCAAGAACGTGGCCAGACCCTATATGGAGATAACCGAGGACGGGACGCTCCGGTTTGGCATAGCTGAATACGACGACCTCGACGAGCTCTACGCGCTCCTCGTGGAGGAGGCGGAGGTTCCGCCGGAGTGGCTGTATATCAACAGGGCGAAGGGCAGGATAGAGATGCCGGAGGAGGTCGCTGTCGAGCTGGCTGAGGCAATAGAGGGCGATGTGAGGTTCTTCATCGTCGAGGAGTACCCGACCTTTGAGGGGATTGAGGTCGAGAGGATCCCGCTGCCTTGA